In Pan troglodytes isolate AG18354 chromosome 21, NHGRI_mPanTro3-v2.0_pri, whole genome shotgun sequence, one genomic interval encodes:
- the LKAAEAR1 gene encoding protein LKAAEAR1 isoform X1 → MPPPAKEGGRKGPRERSGKSAPGTAQGEERAKGAPATEPPKPGWALTEQGLAAMLPAQRHRHLLFGDLLEDVGAAASTFPCGSVEPGYRMPDPRPWTQSLELPAERQNRLLGVLKAAEARGRVRALRLRYTRMRAEEIALLIQRQKSARAAIRLELFLPPQLKPTRIPDPLDRQEVQTSPGRGGERGGALPASAHAGPQPLSPAAEARGDHPGGERGWHHFPAVTATESVRRAPASHIKL, encoded by the exons ATGCCGCCGCCAGCGAAGGAGGGCGGGCGCAAGGGCCCGCGGGAGCGAAGCGGGAAGAGCGCGCCAGGCACGGCGCAGGGTGAGGAGCGTGCCAAGGGGGCGCCCGCGACAGAGCCCCCCAAGCCGGGCTGGGCCCTGACGGAGCAGGGACTGGCGGCCATGCTCCCTGCGCAGCGTCACCGCCATCTGCTCTTCGGCGACCTGCTGGAGGACGTGGGTGCGGCGGCCTCCACCTTCCCGTGCGGGTCGGTGGAACCGGGGTACCGCATGCCCGACCCGCGCCCGTGGACGCAGTCGCTCGAGCTGCCCGCCGAGCGCCAGAACCGGCTCCTCGGCGTCCTCAAGGCAGCGGAGGCCCGCGGGCGAGTCCGCGCCCTGCGGCTGCGCTACACCCGCATGCGG GCCGAGGAGATCGCGCTGCTCATCCAGCGGCAGAAGTCCGCGCGCGCCGCCATCCGGCTGGAGCTGTTCCTGCCGCCGCAGCTGAAGCCCACGCGGATCCCGGACCCCCTGGACCGCCAAGAGGTGCAGACAAGCCCCGGTAGGGGCGGGGAAAGGGGAGGGGCCCTGCCCGCCTCCGCACACGCCGGACCCCAGCCTCTCTCCCCGGCAGCGGAGGCGCGTGGAGACCATCCTGGAGGAGAACGTGGATGGCACCATTTTCCCGCGGTGACGGCGACTGAGAGTGTGCGACGCGCCCCAGCCTCCCACATAAAGTTATAG
- the LKAAEAR1 gene encoding protein LKAAEAR1 isoform X2, translating into MPPPAKEGGRKGPRERSGKSAPGTAQGEERAKGAPATEPPKPGWALTEQGLAAMLPAQRHRHLLFGDLLEDVGAAASTFPCGSVEPGYRMPDPRPWTQSLELPAERQNRLLGVLKAAEARGRVRALRLRYTRMRAEEIALLIQRQKSARAAIRLELFLPPQLKPTRIPDPLDRQERRRVETILEENVDGTIFPR; encoded by the exons ATGCCGCCGCCAGCGAAGGAGGGCGGGCGCAAGGGCCCGCGGGAGCGAAGCGGGAAGAGCGCGCCAGGCACGGCGCAGGGTGAGGAGCGTGCCAAGGGGGCGCCCGCGACAGAGCCCCCCAAGCCGGGCTGGGCCCTGACGGAGCAGGGACTGGCGGCCATGCTCCCTGCGCAGCGTCACCGCCATCTGCTCTTCGGCGACCTGCTGGAGGACGTGGGTGCGGCGGCCTCCACCTTCCCGTGCGGGTCGGTGGAACCGGGGTACCGCATGCCCGACCCGCGCCCGTGGACGCAGTCGCTCGAGCTGCCCGCCGAGCGCCAGAACCGGCTCCTCGGCGTCCTCAAGGCAGCGGAGGCCCGCGGGCGAGTCCGCGCCCTGCGGCTGCGCTACACCCGCATGCGG GCCGAGGAGATCGCGCTGCTCATCCAGCGGCAGAAGTCCGCGCGCGCCGCCATCCGGCTGGAGCTGTTCCTGCCGCCGCAGCTGAAGCCCACGCGGATCCCGGACCCCCTGGACCGCCAAGAG CGGAGGCGCGTGGAGACCATCCTGGAGGAGAACGTGGATGGCACCATTTTCCCGCGGTGA
- the TCEA2 gene encoding transcription elongation factor A protein 2 isoform X1, with product MMGKEEEIARIARRLDKMVTKKSAEGAMDLLRELKAMPITLHLLQSTRVGMSVNALRKQSSDEEVIALAKSLIKSWKKLLDASDAKARERGRGMPLPTSSRDASEAPDPSRKRPELPRAPSTPRITTFPPVPVTCDAVRNKCREMLTAALQTDHDHVAIGADCERLSAQIEECIFRDVGNTDMKYKNRVRSRISNLKDAKNPDLRRNVLCGAITPQQIAVMTSEEMASDELKEIRKAMTKEAIREHQMARTGGTQTDLFTCGKCRKKNCTYTQVQTRSSDEPMTTFVVCNECGNRWKFC from the exons ATGATGGGCAAGGAGGAGGAGATTGCGCGGATCGCCCGGAGGCTGGACAAGATGGTGACCAAGAAGAGCGCG gAGGGAGCCATGGATTTGCTGCGGGAGCTGAAGGCCATGCCTATCACGCTGCACCTGCTCCAG TCCACCCGAGTCGGGATGTCTGTCAACGCCCTTCGGAAGCAGAGCTCGGATGAGGAGGTCATTGCACTGGCCAAGTCTCTCATCAAGTCCTGGAAGAAGCTCCTGG ATGCTTCCGATGCCAAAGCCAGGGAGCGGGGGAGGGGCATGCCTCTGCCCACGTCCTCGAGGGATGCCTCAGAGGCCCCGGATCCCAG CCGCAAGAGGCCGGAGCTGCCCAGGGCACCGTCGACTCCGAGGATCACCACATTTCCCCCGGTGCCTGTCACCTGTGATGCCGTGCGCAACAAGTGCCGCGAGATGCTGACCGCTGCCCTGCAGACGGACC ATGACCACGTGGCCATCGGTGCGGACTGCGAGCGCCTGTCGGCTCAGATCGAGGAAT GCATCTTCCGGGACGTTGGAAACACAGACATGAAGTATAAGAACCGTGTACGGAGTCGTATCTCCAACCTGAAGGATGCCAAGAACCCTGACCTGCGGCGGAATGTGCTGTGTGGGGCCATAACACCCCAGCAGATCGCTGTGATGACCTCAGAG GAGATGGCCAGTGACGAGCTGAAGGAGATCCGTAAGGCCATGACGAAGGAGGCCATCCGAGAGCACCAGATGGCCCGCACCGGCGGCACGCAGACAGACCTGTTCACCTGCGGCAAGTGCAGGAAAAAGAACTGCACCTACACACAG GTGCAGACCCGCAGCTCTGATGAGCCCATGACCACCTTTGTTGTCTGCAACGAGTGTGGAAACCGCTGGAAG TTCTGCTGA
- the RGS19 gene encoding regulator of G-protein signaling 19 isoform X2: MSSHDTASPAAPSRNPCCLCWCCCCSCSWNQERRRAWQASRESKLQPLPSCEVCATPSPEEVQSWAQSFDKLMHSPAGRSVFRAFLRTEYSEENMLFWLACEELKAEANQHVVDEKARLIYEDYVSILSPKEVSLDSRVREGINKKMQEPSAHTFDDAQLQIYTLMHRDSYPRFLSSPTYRALLLQGPSQSSSEA; this comes from the exons ATGTCCAGTCATGATACAGCCTCTCCAGCGGCCCCCAGCCGCAACCCCTGCTGCCTGTGCTGGTGCTGCTGCTGTAGCTGCTCCTG GAACCAAGAGCGGCGGCGCGCGTGGCAGGCCTCCCGGGAGAGCAAGCTGCAGCCCCTCCCCAGCTGTGAAGTATG TGCCACGCCAAGTCCTGAGGAGGTGCAGAGCTGGGCGCAGTCTTTTGACAAGCTGATGCACAGCCCAGCGGGACGCAGCGTGTTCCGGGCGTTCCTGCGGACAGAGTACAGCGAGGAGAACATGCTCTTCTGGTTGGCCTGCGAGGAGCTGAAGGCTGAGGCCAACCAGCATGTGGTGGACGAGAAGGCGAGGCTCATCTACGAGGACTACGTATCCATCCTGTCCCCCAAGGAG GTGAGCCTGGACTCCCGTGTGCGGGAGGGCATCAACAAGAAGATGCAGGAGCCGTCCGCACACACGTTCGACGACGCGCAGCTGCAGATCTACACGCTCATGCACCGGGACTCCTACCCCCGCTTCCTCAGCTCTCCCACCTACCGTGCCCTGCTGCTGCAGGGGCCATCACAGTCCTCCTCCGAGGCCTAG
- the TCEA2 gene encoding transcription elongation factor A protein 2 isoform X2: MDLLRELKAMPITLHLLQSTRVGMSVNALRKQSSDEEVIALAKSLIKSWKKLLDASDAKARERGRGMPLPTSSRDASEAPDPSRKRPELPRAPSTPRITTFPPVPVTCDAVRNKCREMLTAALQTDHDHVAIGADCERLSAQIEECIFRDVGNTDMKYKNRVRSRISNLKDAKNPDLRRNVLCGAITPQQIAVMTSEEMASDELKEIRKAMTKEAIREHQMARTGGTQTDLFTCGKCRKKNCTYTQVQTRSSDEPMTTFVVCNECGNRWKFC, encoded by the exons ATGGATTTGCTGCGGGAGCTGAAGGCCATGCCTATCACGCTGCACCTGCTCCAG TCCACCCGAGTCGGGATGTCTGTCAACGCCCTTCGGAAGCAGAGCTCGGATGAGGAGGTCATTGCACTGGCCAAGTCTCTCATCAAGTCCTGGAAGAAGCTCCTGG ATGCTTCCGATGCCAAAGCCAGGGAGCGGGGGAGGGGCATGCCTCTGCCCACGTCCTCGAGGGATGCCTCAGAGGCCCCGGATCCCAG CCGCAAGAGGCCGGAGCTGCCCAGGGCACCGTCGACTCCGAGGATCACCACATTTCCCCCGGTGCCTGTCACCTGTGATGCCGTGCGCAACAAGTGCCGCGAGATGCTGACCGCTGCCCTGCAGACGGACC ATGACCACGTGGCCATCGGTGCGGACTGCGAGCGCCTGTCGGCTCAGATCGAGGAAT GCATCTTCCGGGACGTTGGAAACACAGACATGAAGTATAAGAACCGTGTACGGAGTCGTATCTCCAACCTGAAGGATGCCAAGAACCCTGACCTGCGGCGGAATGTGCTGTGTGGGGCCATAACACCCCAGCAGATCGCTGTGATGACCTCAGAG GAGATGGCCAGTGACGAGCTGAAGGAGATCCGTAAGGCCATGACGAAGGAGGCCATCCGAGAGCACCAGATGGCCCGCACCGGCGGCACGCAGACAGACCTGTTCACCTGCGGCAAGTGCAGGAAAAAGAACTGCACCTACACACAG GTGCAGACCCGCAGCTCTGATGAGCCCATGACCACCTTTGTTGTCTGCAACGAGTGTGGAAACCGCTGGAAG TTCTGCTGA
- the RGS19 gene encoding regulator of G-protein signaling 19 isoform X1: MPTPHEAEKQITGPEEADRPPSMSSHDTASPAAPSRNPCCLCWCCCCSCSWNQERRRAWQASRESKLQPLPSCEVCATPSPEEVQSWAQSFDKLMHSPAGRSVFRAFLRTEYSEENMLFWLACEELKAEANQHVVDEKARLIYEDYVSILSPKEVSLDSRVREGINKKMQEPSAHTFDDAQLQIYTLMHRDSYPRFLSSPTYRALLLQGPSQSSSEA; the protein is encoded by the exons ATGCCCACCCCGCATGAGGCTGAGAAGCAG ATCACAGGGCCAGAGGAGGCGGACCGGCCCCCTTCAATGTCCAGTCATGATACAGCCTCTCCAGCGGCCCCCAGCCGCAACCCCTGCTGCCTGTGCTGGTGCTGCTGCTGTAGCTGCTCCTG GAACCAAGAGCGGCGGCGCGCGTGGCAGGCCTCCCGGGAGAGCAAGCTGCAGCCCCTCCCCAGCTGTGAAGTATG TGCCACGCCAAGTCCTGAGGAGGTGCAGAGCTGGGCGCAGTCTTTTGACAAGCTGATGCACAGCCCAGCGGGACGCAGCGTGTTCCGGGCGTTCCTGCGGACAGAGTACAGCGAGGAGAACATGCTCTTCTGGTTGGCCTGCGAGGAGCTGAAGGCTGAGGCCAACCAGCATGTGGTGGACGAGAAGGCGAGGCTCATCTACGAGGACTACGTATCCATCCTGTCCCCCAAGGAG GTGAGCCTGGACTCCCGTGTGCGGGAGGGCATCAACAAGAAGATGCAGGAGCCGTCCGCACACACGTTCGACGACGCGCAGCTGCAGATCTACACGCTCATGCACCGGGACTCCTACCCCCGCTTCCTCAGCTCTCCCACCTACCGTGCCCTGCTGCTGCAGGGGCCATCACAGTCCTCCTCCGAGGCCTAG